In Pseudomonas glycinae, the DNA window GACTGAATCTGACACTGCGCATGCTCAGTTTCGTACCGATGGCGGTGCCGGGCCTGGTGTTGGGTCTGGGTTACGTCTTCTTTTTCAACCTGACCGGCAACCCGCTGCACGTGCTGTACGGGACCATGACCCTGCTGATCGTCTGCACCATTGCTCACTATTTGACCACCGCGCAGATGACCGCCACCACCGCGCTGCGTCAGCTCGATGCCGAGTTCGAAGCCGCCGCGCTGTCGCTGAAAACACCGCTGTACCGGCATTACCTGCGGGTCACCGTGCCGATCTGCCTGCCGGCGCTGCTGGACATCGTGCGCTACCTGTTCGTATCGGCCATGACCACCGTGTCCGCCGCGATCTTCCTCTACAGCCCCGACACCATCCTCGCGGCGGTGGCGGTGCTGAACATGGACGACGCCGGCAACGTTGGCGGCGCGGCGGCGATGTCGACCCTGATTCTGTTCACCTCGGCGGGCGTGTCCTTGCTGCTGGCGTGGGCTTCGCGCGGCTTGCTGCGCCGTTCCCAGGCCTGGCGGCAAACGGCGCCGGGCCACTGATTCCATCCCGTTCAACTCCCCCTCAACTCAAAAGACAGGAAAACGATCATGTTCAAGCCTATGGCCCTGGCCGCTGCTGTGTTCGCTGCTTTCAGCCTGAATGCCTTCGCGGCAAAAACCGAGTTGACGGTGTACACCGCCCTCGAAGCCGAGCAGTTGAAGTCCTATAAAGAGGCGTTCGAAAAGGCCAACCCGGACGTCGAGATCAAGTGGGTGCGCGACTCCACCGGGATCATCACCGCCAAACTGCTGGCCGAAAAGGATCGCCCGCAGGCTGACGCGGTGTGGGGCTTGGCGGCGTCGAGCCTGGCGATCCTCGATCAGCAAGGCATGCTGCAAAGCTATGCGCCGAAAGATCTGGGCAAGATCGGCGCGAACTACCGCGACGCCGCCAACCCGCCAGCCTGGGTCGGCATGGACGTCTGGGCCGCAACCATTTGCTTCAACACCGTCGAGGCCGAAAAGCAGGGCCTGAGCAAACCGGTGAGCTGGCAGGACCTGACCAAGCCTGAGTACAAAGGCAAGATCGTGATGCCGAACCCGGCCTCGTCCGGCACCGGTTTCCTCGACGTCAGCGCCTGGCTGCAAACCTTCGGCGAGAAGCAGGGCTGGGCTTACATGGACGGCCTGCACCAGAACATCGGCCAGTACGTTCACTCCGGCTCCAAGCCTTGCAAACTGGCGGCAGCGGGCGAGTTCCCGATCGGCATTTCCTTCGAGTACCCGGCCGTTCAGCTCAAGCGTCAGGGCGCGCCGTTGGACATCATCCTGCCGAAGGAAGGCCTGGGCTGGGAGATCGAGGCGACTGCCGTGATCAAAGGCACGCCGCATGAAGAAGCCGCGAAGAAACTGGCCGACTTCTCCGCCAGTGCCCCGGCGATGGACCTGTACAAGGAAAACTTCGCTGTCCTCGCCCAGCCGGGCATCGCCAAGCCGCAGACCGAACTGCCGGCCGACTACGAGCAGCGCCTGATCAAGAACGACTTCGCCTGGGCCTCGAAGAACCGCGACGAGATCCTGACCGAATGGCGCAAGCGCTATGACGGCAAGTCCGAGAAAGTCGCGGCCAAGTAAATCTTCTTACCCGATCGTTCCCTGACGGAGCTTTGATCGTTCCCACGCTCCGCGTGGGAATGCAGCCAAGGACGCTCCGCGTCCTCTGTGACGCAGAGCGTCACGGTATTCATTCCCACGCAGAGCGTGGGAACGATCAACGTGGGAACGATCATTGAGGTAGCTGCATGACACAACACAACGACTTGCTGATCGTCGGCGCCGGCATCCTGGGCCTGTCCCACGCCTATGCCGCCGCCCGGCGCGGTCTCAAGGTCACGGTTTTCGAGCGCACCGCCACGCCGCTCGGCGCTTCGGTGCGCAACTTCGGCCAGGCGCTGGTCACCGGCCAGCCACCGGGCCCGATGCTCGAACTGGCCAAGGCCAGCCGCGACATCTGGGGCCAGTGGGCGCAGCTCGCCGGCCTGCAACTCAAGCGCAACGGCTCGTACCTGTTCGCCCGCACCGAGGCCGAAGAACATTTGCTCGAAGCGTTCTGCGCCGGGCGTGCCGTTGAGCACGACTACCGCGTCGAGCTGCTGCGTGGTGCCGCGTTGCGCGATCTGTACGGCGGCCAGTTCAGCCATCACCGCGCCGCGCTGCACGGAATGGACGATCAACAGCTGTATTCCCGGGAAGCGATTCCGGCGCTGATCGAATACCTGCGTCGCGAACTCAAGGTCGAGTTTCACTTCTCGACGCTGGTGCGCGACGTCGAACCGGGGCGCCTGCACAGTACCGCCGGGATCTTCTCCGCCGAACAGATCATCGTCTGCTCCGGCCACGATTATCAGACCTTGCTGGCCGAGCCGATTGCCGCCCTCGACCCGCAAATCTGCCGCCTGCAAATGCTCCGCGTCCGGCCGCAGATCGACCTGAACTTGCAACACGCCTTGCTCACCGGCCTCAGCTGCGTGCATTACGGCGCCTTCGCTGACTTGCCGGAAGCGGCGGCTGTGCAGGCGCTAATCCTGCGCGAACAACCGCACCTGCAGGCAAACGGCATTCACCTGCTGATCAGCCCGACACCTTATGGCGAGCTGATCATCGGCGATTCGCACCATTACGGCAGCGATCCATCACCGTTCAACGCCGAGCAGGTCGACAACTGGATGCTCGAACTGGCCGAGCACACCCTCGGTTGCAAGGTGCAAGTGGTCGAGCGCTGGCAGGGTGTCTATGGTTCCCGGGGGCCGGGGCCGTTTTCATTCCTGCGTCCGGCGCCGGGGCTGAGTGTGGCGCTGATGCACAGCGGCGTCGGCATGAGCGTCGGCCCGGCCATGGCCGAGCGCAATGTTGCACAGCTATTTGGAGAGCACTGATGTTGAGTCACGAGCAAGTCATCGATCGGGTGTTCGGCCTCTATGAGCGCTTCGGCGCCAGCGACTACATCGGCGAACCGGTGTCGCAGATCGAGCACATGTCCCAGGCAGCGCAACTGGCCATCGCCGAAGGCTTTGACGATGAAGTGGTGCTCGCCGCGTTCTTCCACGACATCGGCCATTTGTGTGCCGAAGGCGCGGAGAACATGGGCGGTTACGGCGTGGTCAGCCACGAACGCCTCGGCGCGGATTACTTGCGTGAGGCCGGCTTCAGCGAGCGCATGGCGCGGCTGGTGGAGTATCACGTCCAGGCCAAGCGCTATCTGACGCTCAGGGATCCGAGCTATTACCACCGCTTGAGCGAAGCCAGCCGCCGCACCCTGGAATATCAGGGCGGGGTGATGACCGAGGCTGAAGCGGATGCGTTCGAGCAGGATCCGTTGTGCGCCGTCAGCCTGCGAATGCGCCAGTGGGATGAACTGGCGAAGGAAATGGCGGTGCCGGTGATGGATCTTGCGTTGTTGAAGGGCAAGGCTTTTACCGTACTGTCCCGCGAGGCGCGCTGAACCTTCTTACGCCAAACCGGGAAACGGTGCATGGCGCGTGTTGCCCCTTCGGCCCAGACTGGTTTTTTGCCGAAGGAGCGCACGGATGCGTTTTATGAAAGTGATTGCCCGGGATCGGTCCGGCAGCGGCGCAGGGGACACTGTCCAGTTGCGCTTTCATCACACCGAACAGGATTGGCGCGAAGCCTCTGCCCGTGAAGTCGCGCAACTGCGCAGCTTCACCCGAACCTATCTGAAATGCGCCTGGTTCAACGCGGCCGACGAGGACACGCGACATCTGCGGATCTTCGCTCTGAACCCCGGCAGCGATGGAACACCGGAATCAGTGAGGCTGCACTTTCACCAGGGCGAAACCATTGCTTACAAGGCCGCCGTCCACGACCTGGATAACGATGGCCGCTTCGAGGTTGTCCTGTGTTCGGACGTCGACAACGACGGGCGCGCCAATCGCACCGATCGCAGCCGGGTGACGGCGCTGGTCAAACAGTTCCTCAAGCTCGGCTGGTTCTAGAGTTCGAGAACCTTGCCGACCAGCTCGTCGATCTGTTCCTGACGCTGTGCCTGATTCAGTTTCGGATGCGAGTTGAGCGACGACCATTGCGGGTGGGCCCGGGCAATGTTCAGCGCCTCCGGCAGCTTGCCCTCGCGCCAGGTCTTGTCCTGCGGCGTCGCCACCTGAATGCTGTCCAGCGCCGCATGGCCTCGGGCGTTCAGCGCTTGCAGCAGTTGCCGCTGACGCAGGGCCAGCAGGCGCAACACGTTGTCGTCGACCGTCAGCTCTCGCTGCCCTTTGATCTTGCCGAGCAGGCGGTTGCCGTAGCTGCGGGCAGTTTGCAGGGCGCCGCCGGCAATGGCACCGGCCAGGGCGGCGGCACCCAGGGTGATGCCGCCGACCAGCAAATCCACACCCGCACCGGCTGCGGCTCCGGCGGCAATCCCGCCGCCGACCCGCACGCCGAGTTGCTTGAGGGTTTCCGGGTTGAACAGGTCATCGCCCCAGCGCCCGTCGAGCAGCGGCAGATCGCTGGCGGCGGCGTCCTGCGGGCGGAAGGCGTAGAGCTTGAGCAGCGCTTCGACGCAGCGTTGTTCCCGCTGGCGCACGGCTTTGCGCAGTTCACTGATGGCCTGTTGTTCCTGTTCGGCGTTGCTCGCCACACTGCGTCGGCACGCGGCGCAGTCGATCAACAGTTCGGCGATCAAGCGCGCGGCGCTTTGCTCGCGGGCGAGGCGTTGGGCCTGTTGATCGGCGATCAGCCGTTCAAGTTGTGGGCGGGCGTTTTCCAGCAACAGTGCGAGGCTTTCATACAGCCGCCGCTCGCCATCTTCGGGCGGGGCGACGCTGTCGAAACGCACCAGCGCATGCAGGCCGAGGCGCGCCAGGGCTTCACGCCAGTCCGGTTCGCGGTGGTTGGCGCTGCTGACGAAATTCAGCACCGGCAGCAGCGGCTTGCCGCAACTGGCCAGCACTTCCAGTTCGTCGCGGTACTTGGCCAGCACCGGTTCGCGGGCGTCAATCACGTACAGGCCGGCATCGGAATCGAGCAGTTGCCGCAGCACCTTGGCTTCCTGTTCGAAACGCTGGCGCGCTTCACTGCCATCGAGAAACCGCGCCAGCCGTGCCGGGCCGTCGAGGCGTTCGCCGGGGCGTTCCAGACGCTCGAGAAAATCCAGCAGGGCGATGGCGTCCTCCAGACCGGGCGTGTCGTAGAGGTCGAGCAACGGTTCGCCATCCACCGACAACCGTGCACCTTCGACATGCCGCGTGGTGCTCGGGCGATGGGAGACTTCGCCGAAGCCGACGTCGCGGGTCAGGGTGCGCAGCAGCGAAGTCTTGCCGACGTTGGTGTGGCCGACCACCGCCAGTTTCAGCGGCGCTTTCCAGGCATCAGTCATGTCCGTGCTCCAGCCAGTTCAACGGGGCGCAATCGGCGAACGGCAGTTCCAGTTGTTGCAACGCCACGTGCCAGTCACCGAGGCGTTCGGCGTCCAGCGCTTGTCCTTGCGGCGCCTGCAACAGCCAGACGCGGGTCGCGGCGGCATTGCGCGCCAGCTCGGCAATCAGCGCCAGGCTGCCGCGATCCGGCGAACGTCGTGGGTCGCAGGCAATCGCAAGGCGCGCCGGCGGGAAGCGGCTGAGTTGTTCGAGCAGTTTGTTGCGCGATTCACGGCTGTCGAGGATGCCGGCGTTGCTGACGTTTTTCGGCAGTGTCGGCGGCCATGAGTGTTGATCGTCGAGTTCGATCGCCACCAGCAACGCCCCGTCGCTGGCGTGTTCGCCGACGGTGCTTTCGACGCGGTGCAATTGCGCAGGCTCGGGGTCGGTGATGCCGAGGCGTTCGCTGGTCGGCATCAGGCGTTCGCGCAGTTGGGCGTAGCCGGGCAGGTTCAGGTCCAGCCGCAACGCCGCTTTGCCGCTGTTCCAGCGCCAGAAGCAAAACAGCGCCAACAGCAGGCGCGGCAGCACGCCGTACACCACCAGCACGCCGACCAGCCAGGTCGCCCAGGCCTGACGGGCGCTTTCGATGTTCAGCGCGGTGTCGCCGCTGGCGCGGATCATGTCCACGGTCGGCACGTTGAAGCCCAGCAGCGCCGGCAATGCGCCGAGGGCCTGGGTCATGTTGATGAACGTGTCGGCGCTGAGAATCGTGGTTTCCCAGACGAAGCCGTAGCGCCGGGTCGCCATCAGTGTCAGCAACAAAACCAGCGCGCTGAACATCGCCAGCAGCCATAGGCCGTTGACCAGCGTGCCGAGCGCCCAGCGATTGAGCTTCTTGCGTTGCAGCATCAACAGCAGGGCCGGCGCCAGTTGGGCAGCCTTGGCATCGCGGGCGAGTTTTTCACTGAGCCACAGCCACAAGCGGCCTAGGGTGGCGCCGTGTTCGCCAGCGAAGATCAGCCCCAGCGACCAGCTCAGCAGCAGAATCAGGTTCAGCCCGAGCAGACTGCCCAGCGCCCAGAACACATTGACCGGCGTCTGGCCCAGTGCAGCGAAGGCCAGCCCTGCGCCGCTCAACACGGCGAAGATCGCCAGCAGCACCAGCGCCAGGCGTGCGCCTTGCAGCCAGTGCTTGAGTGCGGAGGTCAGGCCATCGCGCTCGGCCAGCCACAGGGCGCGGCGTTGAATGCGTCCCGGCAGATCGCCGCCAGCCGCGCGGGCCAGGCGATTGGCTTCCAGATCGTCCAGCGGGCCTGCGTGTTCTTCGCGCAGGCGCACGGTTTCGGTGAGCCAGAGGTTTTGCAGTGAAGTCAGTTCAGTCACGCGGCATCCCGTTGCTTGATTGAGCCGTGAGCATAACCGCTGTGGCGCTTATCGGGGTAAGGGCGGCTCTGGTATCCTCGCCGGCATGACTAAATCACTCCCCCTCAGCCTGATTGCAGCCCTCGGTGAAAACCGTGTGATCGGCGTCGACAACAGCATGCCCTGGCACCTGCCGGGGGACTTCAAATACTTCAAGGCCACGACGCTCGGCAAGCCGATCATCATGGGCCGCAAGACCTGGGATTCGCTGGGTCGTCCGCTGCCGGGCCGCTTGAACATCGTGGTCAGCCGCCAGACCGATCTGGTGCTGGAAGGCGCGGAAGTCTATCCGTCGCTGGAAGCGGCCGTGGTTCGCGCCGAAGCGTGGGCGAAAGAGCAGGGCGTCGATGAGTTGATGCTGATTGGCGGGGCGCAGTTGTATGCGCAGGGGCTGGCGCAGGCGGATCGTCTGTATCTGACCCGTGTGGCACTGAGCCCGGAAGGCGATGCGTGGTTTCCGGAGTTCGATCTGAACCAGTGGAAACTGGTGTCGAACGTGCCGAATCCGGCTGAAGGCGACAAACCGGCTTACAACTTCGAAGTCTGGGAGCGGGTTTAGCTCAATGTGATCGTTCCCACGTCGAGGCGTCGAACCGTCCGCGTGGGAATGCAGCCCGTGACGCTCTGCGTCACTGGACGCGGAGCGTCCCTAGAGGCATTCCCACGCAGGAGCGTGGGAACGATCAGTATCAAGACTTATGCCTGAGCAAGCTCCGCATGCTCATCGGCATCCAGCAGTGCCTTGTCGGTCTGCTGCATCGCCTGGCTGGTAATCGCGCCAGCGGTGATCGAACCGCTCACGTTCAGCGCCGTGCGACCCATGTCGATCAGTGGCTCGACCGAAATCAGCAACGCCACCAGCGAAACCGGCAAGCCCATGGCCGGCAGCACGATCAGCGCGGCGAAGGTCGCACCGCCACCCACGCCCGCCACACCAGCCGAACTCAGGGTCACGATCGCCACCAGCGTCGCGATCCACAGCGGATCCAGCGGGTTGATGCCGACGGTTGGCGCAACCATCACCGCCAACATCGCCGGGTACAGACCGGCGCAGCCGTTCTGGCCGATGGTCGCGCCGAACGAAGCAGCGAAGCTTGCCACCGATTGCGGAATGCCCAGACGACGGGTCTGCGCTTCGATGCTCAGCGGAATGCTCGCTGCGCTGGAGCGGCTGGTGAACGCGAATGTCAGCACCGGCCAGATCTTGCGGAAGAAACGCAGCGGGTTGATCCCGGCCGCCGACACCAGCAGGCCGTGCACCACGAACATCAGGCCGAGACCGAGGTACGACACCACCACGAAACTGCCGAGCTTGATGATGTCCTGCAGGTTGGAACCGGCGACCACTTTGGTCATCAGCGCCAGCACGCCGTAGGGGGTCAGCTTCATCACCAGACGCACCAGGCGCATCACCCAGGCTTGCAGGGTGTCGATGGCGTTGATCACTTTCTGACCTTTCTCGACGTCATCCTTGAGCAGTTGCAGCGCGGCAACCCCCAGGAACGCAGCGAAAATCACCACGCTGATGATCGAGGTCGGCTTGGCCCGGGCCAGGTCGGCGAACGGGTTCTGCGGGATGAACGACAGCAGCAGTTGCGGCACATTCAGGTCGGCGACCTTGCCGGCGTAGTCGGTCTGAATGGTTTGCAGACGGGCCATTTCCTGCGTGCCGGCAACCAGGCCTTCGGCGGTCAGGCCGAACAGGTTGGTCAGGCCGATGCCGATCAGCGCCGCAATCGCGGTGGTGAACAGCAGCGTGCCGATGGTCAGGAAGCTGATCTTGCCCAGCGAAGAAGCGTTGTGCAGACGGGCCACGGCACTGAGGATCGAGGCGAATACCAGCGGGATCACGATCATTTGCAGCAGTTGCACGTAACCGTTGCCGACCAGATCAAACCAGCCGATCGAGGCTTTCAGCACCGGATTGCCGGCGCCGTAAATCGTGTGCAGCGCGACGCCGAGTGCCACGCCCAGCACCAGCGCGAGCAGGACTTTTTTCGCCAGGCTCCACGAGGTGTGACGGGTTTGCGCCAAGCCGAAGAGCAGGGCGAGGAACACCAGCAAGTTGAGAATCAGGGGCAGATTCATGAGAACTCCAGAAAAGACTTTGCCAACAGCCTTCCGGGGCTGTTGCGAACCGGCAAGCCTAACAGCTTGATTTCCAATGATTTAATACCGAAATCAAAGGTTGACCGTCGTTTTTGGAATAAGCGCGTGTCGCTCTCGGGGATGCAGCTGGCGCGAAACGGACGTGGACGGTCGCTGACAGACGAGGACTGTCACACATATTTGTTAGCGTCGAATTCTTTGACCCAGGGAGAAAGCGCCAATGAAGTTCACACCGAAATTTCTGGCTGTCGCACTGACTGTGGGGATGGGCCTGGCCACTCAGGCATTCGCCACCGACCTGAAACACTGGCCGGCCGATCAGGCCAAGGCGCTGGACGCGATGATCGCCGCCAACGCCAACAAGGGTAACTACGCGGTGTTCGACATGGACAACACCAGTTACCGCTACGACCTCGAAGAGTCGTTGCTGCCGTTCATGGAAAACAAGGGTCTGATCACCCGCGACAAGCTCGACCCCTCCCTCAAACTGATGCCGTTCAAGGACACCGCCGACCACAAGGAAAGCCTGTTCAGCTACTACTACCGCCTCTGCGAAGTCGACGACATGGTCTGCTATCCATGGGTCGCGCAGGTGTTTTCCGGCTTCACCCTCAAGGAACTCAAGGGCTACGTCGATGAGCTGATGGCCTCGGGCAAACCGGTGCCGGCGACTTATTACGAAGGTGATGTGGTCAAGAATCTGGATGTGAATCCGCCGAAGATCTTCACTGGCCAGAAAGAGCTGTACAACAAGCTGATGGAGAACGGCATCGAGGTCTACGTGATGACCGCCGCCTCCGAAGAACTGGTGCGCATGGTCGCGGCCGATCCGAAGTACGGCTACAACGTCAAACCGCAGAACGTGATCGGCGTGACCACGTTGCTTAAGAACCGCGAAACCGGCGAGCTGACCACCGCGCGCAAGCAGATCACCGCCGGCAAATATGACGAGAAAGCCAACCTCGGCCTCGAACTGACCCCGTACCTGTGGACCCCGGCGACCTGGATGGCCGGCAAGCACGCGGCAATTCTGACCTACATCGACGAGTGGAAAAAACCGGTACTGGTGGGTGGCGACACGCCGACCAGCGACGGCTACATGCTGTTCCATGATGTAGACGTGGCCAAGGGCGGCATTCACTTGTGGGTCAACCGCAAGGACAAATAC includes these proteins:
- a CDS encoding putative 2-aminoethylphosphonate ABC transporter substrate-binding protein, encoding MFKPMALAAAVFAAFSLNAFAAKTELTVYTALEAEQLKSYKEAFEKANPDVEIKWVRDSTGIITAKLLAEKDRPQADAVWGLAASSLAILDQQGMLQSYAPKDLGKIGANYRDAANPPAWVGMDVWAATICFNTVEAEKQGLSKPVSWQDLTKPEYKGKIVMPNPASSGTGFLDVSAWLQTFGEKQGWAYMDGLHQNIGQYVHSGSKPCKLAAAGEFPIGISFEYPAVQLKRQGAPLDIILPKEGLGWEIEATAVIKGTPHEEAAKKLADFSASAPAMDLYKENFAVLAQPGIAKPQTELPADYEQRLIKNDFAWASKNRDEILTEWRKRYDGKSEKVAAK
- a CDS encoding TIGR03364 family FAD-dependent oxidoreductase, producing MTQHNDLLIVGAGILGLSHAYAAARRGLKVTVFERTATPLGASVRNFGQALVTGQPPGPMLELAKASRDIWGQWAQLAGLQLKRNGSYLFARTEAEEHLLEAFCAGRAVEHDYRVELLRGAALRDLYGGQFSHHRAALHGMDDQQLYSREAIPALIEYLRRELKVEFHFSTLVRDVEPGRLHSTAGIFSAEQIIVCSGHDYQTLLAEPIAALDPQICRLQMLRVRPQIDLNLQHALLTGLSCVHYGAFADLPEAAAVQALILREQPHLQANGIHLLISPTPYGELIIGDSHHYGSDPSPFNAEQVDNWMLELAEHTLGCKVQVVERWQGVYGSRGPGPFSFLRPAPGLSVALMHSGVGMSVGPAMAERNVAQLFGEH
- a CDS encoding phosphonate degradation HD-domain oxygenase, producing MLSHEQVIDRVFGLYERFGASDYIGEPVSQIEHMSQAAQLAIAEGFDDEVVLAAFFHDIGHLCAEGAENMGGYGVVSHERLGADYLREAGFSERMARLVEYHVQAKRYLTLRDPSYYHRLSEASRRTLEYQGGVMTEAEADAFEQDPLCAVSLRMRQWDELAKEMAVPVMDLALLKGKAFTVLSREAR
- a CDS encoding GTPase/DUF3482 domain-containing protein; translation: MTDAWKAPLKLAVVGHTNVGKTSLLRTLTRDVGFGEVSHRPSTTRHVEGARLSVDGEPLLDLYDTPGLEDAIALLDFLERLERPGERLDGPARLARFLDGSEARQRFEQEAKVLRQLLDSDAGLYVIDAREPVLAKYRDELEVLASCGKPLLPVLNFVSSANHREPDWREALARLGLHALVRFDSVAPPEDGERRLYESLALLLENARPQLERLIADQQAQRLAREQSAARLIAELLIDCAACRRSVASNAEQEQQAISELRKAVRQREQRCVEALLKLYAFRPQDAAASDLPLLDGRWGDDLFNPETLKQLGVRVGGGIAAGAAAGAGVDLLVGGITLGAAALAGAIAGGALQTARSYGNRLLGKIKGQRELTVDDNVLRLLALRQRQLLQALNARGHAALDSIQVATPQDKTWREGKLPEALNIARAHPQWSSLNSHPKLNQAQRQEQIDELVGKVLEL
- a CDS encoding DUF2868 domain-containing protein; the protein is MTELTSLQNLWLTETVRLREEHAGPLDDLEANRLARAAGGDLPGRIQRRALWLAERDGLTSALKHWLQGARLALVLLAIFAVLSGAGLAFAALGQTPVNVFWALGSLLGLNLILLLSWSLGLIFAGEHGATLGRLWLWLSEKLARDAKAAQLAPALLLMLQRKKLNRWALGTLVNGLWLLAMFSALVLLLTLMATRRYGFVWETTILSADTFINMTQALGALPALLGFNVPTVDMIRASGDTALNIESARQAWATWLVGVLVVYGVLPRLLLALFCFWRWNSGKAALRLDLNLPGYAQLRERLMPTSERLGITDPEPAQLHRVESTVGEHASDGALLVAIELDDQHSWPPTLPKNVSNAGILDSRESRNKLLEQLSRFPPARLAIACDPRRSPDRGSLALIAELARNAAATRVWLLQAPQGQALDAERLGDWHVALQQLELPFADCAPLNWLEHGHD
- a CDS encoding dihydrofolate reductase yields the protein MTKSLPLSLIAALGENRVIGVDNSMPWHLPGDFKYFKATTLGKPIIMGRKTWDSLGRPLPGRLNIVVSRQTDLVLEGAEVYPSLEAAVVRAEAWAKEQGVDELMLIGGAQLYAQGLAQADRLYLTRVALSPEGDAWFPEFDLNQWKLVSNVPNPAEGDKPAYNFEVWERV
- a CDS encoding L-cystine transporter produces the protein MNLPLILNLLVFLALLFGLAQTRHTSWSLAKKVLLALVLGVALGVALHTIYGAGNPVLKASIGWFDLVGNGYVQLLQMIVIPLVFASILSAVARLHNASSLGKISFLTIGTLLFTTAIAALIGIGLTNLFGLTAEGLVAGTQEMARLQTIQTDYAGKVADLNVPQLLLSFIPQNPFADLARAKPTSIISVVIFAAFLGVAALQLLKDDVEKGQKVINAIDTLQAWVMRLVRLVMKLTPYGVLALMTKVVAGSNLQDIIKLGSFVVVSYLGLGLMFVVHGLLVSAAGINPLRFFRKIWPVLTFAFTSRSSAASIPLSIEAQTRRLGIPQSVASFAASFGATIGQNGCAGLYPAMLAVMVAPTVGINPLDPLWIATLVAIVTLSSAGVAGVGGGATFAALIVLPAMGLPVSLVALLISVEPLIDMGRTALNVSGSITAGAITSQAMQQTDKALLDADEHAELAQA
- a CDS encoding phosphorylcholine phosphatase: MKFTPKFLAVALTVGMGLATQAFATDLKHWPADQAKALDAMIAANANKGNYAVFDMDNTSYRYDLEESLLPFMENKGLITRDKLDPSLKLMPFKDTADHKESLFSYYYRLCEVDDMVCYPWVAQVFSGFTLKELKGYVDELMASGKPVPATYYEGDVVKNLDVNPPKIFTGQKELYNKLMENGIEVYVMTAASEELVRMVAADPKYGYNVKPQNVIGVTTLLKNRETGELTTARKQITAGKYDEKANLGLELTPYLWTPATWMAGKHAAILTYIDEWKKPVLVGGDTPTSDGYMLFHDVDVAKGGIHLWVNRKDKYMTQIQGMMAKHAAAQAKEGLPVTADKNWVIVKPEEIQ